Proteins from a single region of Streptomyces spectabilis:
- a CDS encoding 16S rRNA (uracil(1498)-N(3))-methyltransferase produces the protein MTAPVFVVDDFAGAAPGRTYVLEGPEGRHAVSVKRLRAGEDVVLTDGAGRWAQGTVAAAEGKDRLLVALDDDGVREEDAESPRITVVQALPKGDRGELAVETMTETGVDAIVPWAAARCITQWKGERGLKALGKWRATAREAGKQSRRVRFPEVAEPATGKQVAELLAEADFAGVLHEEGSEPLATAPLPASGSIVLVVGPEGGVSPEELAVFARAGAKPYRLGRSVLRTSTAGTAAAALLLGRTGRWS, from the coding sequence ATGACCGCGCCGGTGTTCGTCGTCGACGACTTCGCGGGCGCCGCGCCAGGACGTACGTACGTACTCGAAGGCCCCGAGGGGCGGCACGCCGTGTCGGTGAAGCGGCTGCGCGCCGGTGAGGACGTGGTGCTCACCGACGGCGCCGGGCGCTGGGCGCAGGGCACCGTCGCCGCCGCCGAGGGCAAGGACCGCCTCCTGGTCGCGCTCGACGACGACGGCGTGCGCGAGGAGGACGCGGAGAGCCCGCGGATCACCGTCGTCCAGGCGCTGCCCAAGGGCGACCGCGGTGAACTCGCCGTGGAGACCATGACGGAGACCGGCGTGGACGCGATCGTGCCCTGGGCCGCCGCCCGCTGCATCACGCAGTGGAAGGGCGAGCGCGGCCTGAAGGCGCTCGGCAAGTGGCGGGCGACGGCGCGCGAGGCGGGCAAGCAGTCGCGGCGGGTCCGCTTCCCCGAGGTCGCGGAGCCGGCCACCGGCAAGCAGGTCGCCGAGCTGCTCGCGGAGGCCGACTTCGCGGGCGTGCTGCACGAGGAGGGCAGCGAGCCGCTGGCCACCGCCCCACTCCCGGCGTCCGGCAGCATCGTGCTCGTCGTCGGGCCCGAGGGCGGCGTGTCACCGGAGGAGCTCGCGGTGTTCGCCCGGGCGGGCGCCAAGCCGTACCGCCTGGGGCGCAGCGTGCTGCGCACGTCGACCGCGGGCACCGCGGCGGCGGCGCTGCTCCTGGGCCGCACGGGCCGCTGGTCCTGA
- a CDS encoding nitronate monooxygenase, with amino-acid sequence MVSPLLALCRHPIVQAPMAGGASAPQLVAAVSEAGGLGSLAAGYKTADGMYQEIKQVRGLTSRPFGVNLFMPQPACADPAAVEVYRNQLAGEATWYETELGDTDAKTDDGYEAKLAILRDDPVPLVSFTFGCPTRQELQALARVGTTTVVTVTTPEEALAAQAVGADAVCVQGIEAGGHQGTHRDNPETDGAGIGLLSLITQVREAVQLPVIAAGGLMRGAQIAAVLAAGADLAQLGTAFLVTPESGAQPLHKQAMTDPRFVRTELTRAFSGRPARGLVNRFVREHGPYAPAAYPQIHYLTADLRKAAAKTGDPQAMALWAGQGHRLARQLPAGELVEVLVAELDEAKAVFAGRDAGGAA; translated from the coding sequence ATGGTCTCCCCTCTCCTCGCTCTGTGTCGTCATCCGATCGTGCAGGCCCCGATGGCGGGCGGGGCCTCGGCTCCGCAGCTCGTGGCGGCCGTGTCCGAGGCCGGGGGGCTCGGCTCGCTCGCGGCCGGGTACAAGACCGCTGACGGCATGTACCAGGAGATAAAGCAGGTCAGAGGCCTGACCTCGCGCCCCTTCGGGGTGAACCTCTTCATGCCGCAGCCCGCCTGCGCGGACCCCGCGGCCGTCGAGGTGTACCGCAACCAGCTCGCTGGCGAGGCCACCTGGTACGAGACGGAGCTCGGCGACACCGACGCCAAGACCGACGACGGCTACGAGGCGAAGCTGGCGATCCTGCGCGACGACCCGGTGCCGCTGGTGTCGTTCACGTTCGGCTGCCCCACCCGACAGGAGCTCCAGGCCCTCGCGCGGGTCGGCACCACGACCGTCGTCACCGTCACCACGCCCGAGGAGGCCCTGGCCGCGCAGGCCGTGGGCGCCGACGCGGTGTGCGTACAGGGCATCGAGGCGGGCGGCCACCAGGGAACGCACCGGGACAACCCGGAGACGGACGGCGCCGGCATCGGCCTGCTGAGCCTGATCACGCAGGTCAGGGAGGCCGTACAGCTGCCCGTGATCGCCGCGGGCGGCCTGATGCGCGGCGCGCAGATCGCCGCGGTGCTCGCGGCGGGCGCCGACCTCGCACAGCTCGGCACCGCGTTCCTCGTCACCCCGGAGTCCGGCGCGCAGCCGCTGCACAAGCAGGCCATGACCGACCCGCGGTTCGTGCGCACCGAGCTGACCCGGGCGTTCTCGGGGCGCCCCGCGCGCGGGCTCGTCAACCGCTTCGTGCGCGAGCACGGCCCGTACGCGCCCGCCGCCTACCCGCAGATCCACTATCTGACGGCGGACCTGCGCAAGGCCGCGGCCAAGACCGGTGACCCGCAGGCCATGGCCCTGTGGGCGGGCCAGGGCCACCGGCTCGCGAGGCAGCTGCCCGCGGGAGAGCTCGTGGAGGTGCTCGTGGCCGAACTGGACGAGGCGAAGGCCGTGTTCGCCGGTCGTGACGCGGGCGGTGCGGCATGA
- the dnaJ gene encoding molecular chaperone DnaJ, which produces MATDYYAVLGVRRDASQDEIKKAFRRLARELHPDVNPDPKTQERFKEINAAYEVLSDPQKKQVYDLGGDPLSQSGGGGAGGFGAGGFGNFSDIMDAFFGTASQRGPRSRTRRGQDAMIRLEIDLDEAAFGTTKDIQVDTAVVCTTCSGEGAAPGTSAQTCDMCRGRGEVSQVTRSFLGQVMTSRPCPQCQGFGTVVPTPCPECAGDGRVRSRRTLTVKIPAGVDNGTRIQLAGEGEVGPGGGPAGDLYVEIHELPHAVFQRRGDDLHCTVTIPMTAASLGTKVPLETLDGVEEVDIRPGTQSGQSIPLHGRGVTHLRGGGRGDLIVHVEVLTPTKLDAEQERLLRELAKLRGEERPTGQFQPGQQGLFSRLKDAFNGR; this is translated from the coding sequence GTGGCCACGGACTACTACGCCGTACTCGGCGTGCGCCGCGACGCGTCCCAGGACGAGATCAAGAAGGCCTTCCGGCGGCTCGCACGCGAGCTGCACCCGGACGTCAATCCCGATCCCAAGACGCAAGAGCGCTTCAAAGAGATCAACGCCGCCTACGAGGTCCTCTCGGACCCGCAGAAGAAGCAGGTCTACGACCTCGGCGGCGACCCGCTCTCCCAGTCGGGCGGCGGGGGCGCGGGCGGTTTCGGAGCCGGTGGCTTCGGCAACTTCTCGGACATCATGGACGCGTTCTTCGGTACGGCGTCGCAGCGCGGGCCGCGCTCGCGCACCCGCCGCGGCCAGGACGCCATGATCCGCCTGGAGATCGACCTCGACGAGGCGGCCTTCGGCACGACGAAGGACATCCAGGTCGACACGGCCGTCGTCTGTACGACGTGCTCCGGCGAGGGCGCCGCTCCCGGCACCTCCGCGCAGACCTGTGACATGTGCCGCGGCCGCGGCGAGGTGTCCCAGGTCACCCGGTCCTTCCTCGGCCAGGTCATGACCTCGCGGCCCTGCCCCCAGTGCCAGGGCTTCGGCACCGTGGTGCCCACGCCGTGCCCCGAGTGCGCGGGCGACGGCCGGGTCCGCTCGCGGCGCACCCTCACGGTGAAGATCCCCGCCGGTGTCGACAACGGCACGCGGATCCAGCTCGCGGGGGAGGGCGAGGTCGGCCCGGGCGGTGGCCCGGCGGGCGACCTCTATGTGGAGATCCACGAGCTGCCCCACGCCGTCTTCCAGCGGCGCGGCGACGATCTGCACTGCACCGTCACCATTCCGATGACGGCGGCGTCGCTCGGCACGAAGGTTCCGCTGGAGACGCTTGACGGCGTCGAGGAGGTCGACATCCGGCCCGGCACGCAGTCGGGGCAGTCGATCCCGCTGCACGGGCGCGGCGTCACGCATCTGCGGGGCGGTGGCCGCGGCGATCTGATCGTGCACGTGGAGGTGCTCACCCCCACGAAGCTGGACGCCGAGCAGGAGCGGCTGCTGCGCGAGCTCGCCAAGCTGCGCGGCGAGGAGCGCCCCACGGGCCAGTTCCAGCCGGGCCAGCAGGGGCTGTTCTCCCGCCTGAAGGATGCCTTTAACGGGCGTTAG
- the hrcA gene encoding heat-inducible transcriptional repressor HrcA, with protein MLSERRLEVLRAIVHDYVGTQEPVGSKALTERHHLGVSPATVRNDMAALEEEGFIAQPHTSAGRIPTDKGYRLFVDKLAGVKPMTSPERRAIQHFLDGAVDLDDVVGRTVRLLAQLTRQVAVVQYPSLTRSTVRHVELLSLAPARVMLVLITDTGRVEQRLIDCPVPFGETSLADLRARLNSRIAGRRFTDVPQLVQDLPESFDKEDQATVATVLSTLLETLVEENEERMMIGGTANLTRFGHDFPLTIRPVLEALEEQVVLLKLLGEATDSGMTVKIGHENAHEGLSSTSVVSVGYGSGGEAVAKLGVVGPTRMDYPGTMGAVRAVARYVGQILAES; from the coding sequence ATGCTCAGTGAACGCAGGCTTGAGGTGCTCCGCGCCATCGTCCACGACTACGTAGGCACCCAGGAGCCCGTCGGCTCCAAGGCGCTTACGGAGCGTCATCACTTGGGCGTCTCTCCGGCCACGGTCCGTAACGACATGGCGGCGCTGGAGGAGGAAGGGTTCATCGCCCAGCCCCACACCAGCGCGGGTCGCATCCCCACCGACAAGGGCTACCGGCTGTTCGTGGACAAGCTGGCGGGCGTCAAGCCGATGACCTCCCCCGAGCGCCGTGCGATCCAGCACTTCCTCGACGGCGCCGTCGACCTGGACGACGTCGTGGGCCGTACGGTGCGGCTGCTCGCGCAGCTGACCCGGCAGGTCGCCGTGGTGCAGTACCCGTCCCTGACGCGGTCGACGGTGCGCCACGTGGAACTGCTCTCGCTCGCTCCGGCCCGGGTCATGCTCGTCCTGATCACGGACACCGGGCGGGTCGAGCAGCGCCTGATCGACTGCCCGGTGCCGTTCGGTGAAACGTCACTCGCGGACCTGCGGGCCCGGCTCAACAGCCGGATCGCGGGGCGCCGGTTCACGGACGTGCCGCAGCTCGTCCAGGACCTGCCCGAGTCCTTCGACAAGGAGGACCAGGCCACGGTGGCGACGGTCCTGTCCACCCTCCTCGAAACCCTGGTCGAGGAGAACGAGGAGCGGATGATGATCGGCGGAACCGCCAATCTCACCCGCTTCGGACATGACTTCCCTCTCACGATCCGGCCGGTCCTCGAGGCCCTGGAGGAACAGGTCGTCCTCCTCAAGTTGCTTGGTGAGGCTACGGATTCGGGCATGACCGTGAAGATCGGTCATGAGAACGCCCACGAGGGACTCAGCTCCACGTCCGTGGTCTCCGTCGGCTACGGTTCGGGAGGCGAGGCAGTGGCCAAGCTAGGCGTGGTCGGACCGACCCGCATGGACTATCCGGGAACGATGGGAGCAGTACGCGCAGTGGCACGTTACGTCGGACAGATCCTGGCGGAGTCGTAA
- a CDS encoding MBL fold metallo-hydrolase, translated as MDVRVTPAPDWREAGWERLTARVGRRRLPVWDCTVGLVVGDEAALMIEAGSSLREGALLRAEAQRLLGGGRRVTHLALTHPHFDHVLGAAAFAGVEVFGTVGVDAVLDRDREGLRTDAVTQGLDARAAAEATDLLVLPRHLVSGERTLDLGGVQVLLANVGPGHTGHDLAVLVPGSAPGEPEVVFCGDLVEESGAPQAGPDAVPGRWPAALDRLLALGGADARYVPGHGAVVDAAFVRAQREELVGRFGLR; from the coding sequence ATGGACGTACGCGTGACACCGGCCCCGGACTGGCGGGAGGCGGGCTGGGAGCGGCTCACCGCACGGGTGGGACGGCGGCGGCTCCCCGTGTGGGACTGCACGGTCGGCCTCGTCGTCGGCGACGAGGCCGCCCTGATGATCGAGGCCGGGTCGAGCCTGCGGGAGGGCGCGCTCCTGCGCGCCGAGGCCCAGCGGCTGCTCGGCGGCGGCCGCCGTGTGACCCATCTCGCGCTGACGCACCCGCACTTCGACCACGTGCTCGGCGCGGCGGCGTTCGCCGGGGTCGAGGTGTTCGGCACGGTCGGCGTCGACGCGGTGCTCGACCGGGACCGCGAGGGCCTGCGCACGGACGCCGTCACCCAGGGCCTGGACGCCCGCGCCGCCGCCGAGGCCACCGACCTGCTGGTCCTCCCGCGCCATCTGGTGAGCGGCGAGCGGACCCTCGACCTGGGCGGCGTCCAGGTCCTCCTCGCGAACGTCGGCCCCGGCCACACCGGCCACGACCTGGCCGTCCTGGTGCCCGGCAGCGCGCCCGGAGAGCCCGAGGTCGTCTTCTGCGGCGACCTCGTCGAGGAGTCGGGCGCACCTCAGGCGGGTCCCGACGCGGTCCCCGGGCGGTGGCCCGCCGCGCTCGACCGGCTGCTCGCCCTGGGCGGCGCGGACGCGCGGTACGTGCCCGGGCACGGGGCGGTCGTCGACGCGGCGTTCGTACGGGCGCAACGGGAGGAGCTGGTGGGGCGGTTCGGACTGCGGTGA
- a CDS encoding DUF3097 domain-containing protein — translation MRSYNPDLTPPWKRSAPVPEVPADVDLVVEEVRTGFCGAVIRCEKTAEGPTVTLEDRFGKHRVFLMVPRGFLLEGKVVTLVRPKAAAAPARPARTASGSIAVPGARARVARAGRIYVEGRHDAELVEKVWGDDLRIEGVVVEYLEGVDDLQAIVAEFAPGPDARLGVLVDHLVPGSKESRIAAEVSSPHALVVGHPYIDVWEAVKPSSLGIASWPRVPRGQDWKTGVCRALGWPENTGAAWQRILGSVRSYKDLEPTLLGRVEELIDFVTAP, via the coding sequence ATGCGCAGCTACAACCCGGACCTCACCCCGCCGTGGAAGAGGTCGGCCCCCGTCCCCGAAGTCCCCGCCGATGTCGACCTGGTGGTGGAGGAGGTCCGGACCGGCTTCTGCGGTGCGGTGATCCGCTGCGAGAAGACCGCCGAGGGCCCGACGGTGACCCTTGAGGACCGCTTCGGCAAGCACCGGGTGTTCCTGATGGTGCCGCGCGGCTTCCTCCTGGAGGGCAAGGTCGTCACGCTCGTCCGCCCGAAGGCCGCGGCGGCGCCCGCGCGGCCCGCGCGCACCGCGTCCGGCTCGATCGCCGTGCCGGGGGCGCGGGCACGGGTGGCGCGCGCCGGGCGCATCTATGTGGAGGGGCGCCACGACGCGGAGCTCGTCGAGAAGGTGTGGGGCGACGACCTGCGCATCGAGGGCGTCGTCGTCGAGTACCTGGAGGGCGTCGACGACCTCCAGGCGATCGTCGCGGAGTTCGCGCCCGGCCCCGACGCGCGCCTCGGCGTCCTCGTGGACCACCTGGTCCCCGGCTCGAAGGAGTCCCGGATCGCGGCCGAGGTCTCCAGCCCGCACGCGCTGGTGGTCGGCCACCCGTACATCGACGTCTGGGAGGCCGTGAAGCCCTCCTCCCTGGGCATCGCGTCCTGGCCCCGCGTCCCGCGCGGCCAGGACTGGAAGACCGGGGTGTGCCGCGCCCTCGGCTGGCCGGAGAACACCGGGGCCGCGTGGCAGCGGATCCTGGGCTCGGTGCGCAGCTACAAGGACCTGGAGCCGACGCTTCTGGGCCGCGTGGAGGAACTGATCGATTTCGTGACGGCCCCGTAG
- the hemW gene encoding radical SAM family heme chaperone HemW, which yields MPSALPDGEPVPQDGALPPSALGGTAPLGFYLHVPYCATRCGYCDFNTYTAPELRGTGGVLASRDNYAETLVEEVRLARKVLGDDPRPVRTVFVGGGTPTLLAADDLVRMLSAVRDEFGIADDAEITTEANPESVDPAYLSTLREGGFNRVSFGMQSARQHVLKILDRTHTPGRPEACVAEARAAGFEHVNLDLIYGTPGESDDDWRASLDAAIGAGPDHVSAYALIVEEGTQLARRIRRGEVPMTDDDVHADRYLIAEEALSAAGFQWYEVSNWATSDAGRCLHNELYWRGADWWGAGPGAHSHVGGVRWWNVKHPGAYAAALAEGRSPGAGRELLADEDRRVERVLLELRLREGCPLSLLKEAGLAASRRALTDGLLAPGPYEEGRAVLTLRGRLLADAVVRDLVD from the coding sequence ATGCCTTCCGCCCTGCCCGATGGAGAACCCGTGCCCCAGGACGGGGCCCTCCCCCCGTCCGCCCTGGGCGGAACGGCCCCACTCGGCTTCTACCTGCACGTTCCGTACTGCGCCACCCGCTGCGGCTACTGCGACTTCAACACCTACACCGCCCCCGAGCTGCGCGGCACCGGCGGTGTCCTCGCCTCCCGCGACAACTACGCCGAGACCCTCGTCGAAGAGGTCCGCCTGGCCCGCAAGGTCCTCGGGGACGACCCGCGCCCGGTCCGTACGGTCTTCGTCGGGGGCGGCACGCCCACGCTGCTGGCCGCCGACGACCTCGTACGGATGCTGAGCGCCGTCCGCGACGAGTTCGGCATCGCCGACGACGCGGAGATCACCACCGAGGCGAACCCCGAGTCGGTGGACCCGGCCTATCTGAGCACCCTGCGCGAGGGCGGCTTCAACCGCGTCTCCTTCGGCATGCAGAGCGCCAGGCAGCACGTCCTGAAGATCCTCGACCGCACGCACACCCCCGGGCGGCCCGAGGCCTGCGTCGCCGAGGCGCGCGCGGCGGGCTTCGAGCACGTGAACCTCGACCTGATCTACGGCACCCCCGGTGAGAGCGACGACGACTGGCGGGCGTCCCTCGACGCGGCCATCGGCGCCGGACCCGACCACGTGTCCGCGTACGCGCTGATCGTCGAGGAGGGCACCCAGCTCGCCCGCCGCATCCGGCGGGGCGAGGTCCCCATGACGGACGACGACGTGCACGCCGACCGCTATCTGATCGCCGAGGAGGCGCTGTCCGCCGCCGGGTTCCAGTGGTACGAGGTGTCCAACTGGGCGACATCGGACGCGGGCCGCTGTCTGCACAACGAGCTGTACTGGCGGGGCGCCGACTGGTGGGGCGCGGGGCCCGGCGCGCACAGCCACGTGGGGGGCGTGCGCTGGTGGAACGTGAAGCACCCGGGCGCGTACGCCGCCGCGCTCGCGGAGGGGCGGTCGCCCGGAGCGGGCCGTGAGCTCCTCGCGGACGAGGACCGGCGGGTGGAGCGCGTCCTCCTCGAACTGCGGCTTCGGGAGGGCTGCCCGCTGTCGCTCCTGAAGGAAGCGGGCCTGGCCGCCTCGCGCCGCGCCCTGACGGACGGCCTCCTGGCCCCGGGGCCCTACGAGGAGGGCCGGGCGGTGCTCACCCTGCGGGGCCGGTTGCTGGCCGACGCGGTGGTCCGGGACCTGGTCGACTGA
- a CDS encoding SpoIIE family protein phosphatase codes for MQRETAVRASVEPAARLGPSTVVRTSLPGNPLAPSAARRFVRAALADWVELGVPAATRVGDRLADDAVLVVSELVTNAVVHAGTSVEILCRLDEAVPGDGSFDGLDGLDALVVEVSDHHPARAVRSDPHTSQPGTPEYGRGLQLVASLAESWGITYRSGTKTVWARLPVDDDRMLADLTGFPDFDAYAGDAALQGGLRSAEIPAPAPKRVAYDTEWINRGALTFLAEASDMLAGQFDESLVAALAGQLLVPRLADWCAVWLDDEADSAGRAAGDGAPGTHLARVWHTSEQRIEELRRVLEKEPPSLGESAGPGAVPVSWPGDAFGDDSTGAAVAYRLVAGGRHLGALVIGRAGLPRFPDEVTGLVEDFSRRVALAISAARRYQRQATISRVLQRGLLPNAVAEIPGVQSGLVYEPCEQGGPGGDFYDVFPAGDGRWCFALGDVQGKGPEAAVVIGLARPWLRLLAREGYQVAEVLDRLNQLLLDDATEAADAAAAVMAVAGGQGVPPEGATARFLSLLYGELVPYDGGVRCTVASAGHPLPLLLGADGQVRAAAGPQMLLGVVDDETYTSRTFDLLPGETLLCVTDGVTERRTGGRLFDDGDGLATALADCAGLDAGLVAERIRRLVHEFSSRPPDDDLALLVLQAR; via the coding sequence ATGCAACGGGAGACCGCTGTCCGCGCCTCCGTCGAGCCCGCCGCACGCCTTGGGCCATCGACGGTAGTGCGGACTTCCCTGCCCGGAAACCCGCTCGCGCCCTCCGCCGCGCGCCGGTTCGTCCGCGCGGCGCTCGCCGACTGGGTGGAGCTCGGGGTGCCCGCCGCCACGCGGGTCGGCGACCGGCTCGCGGACGACGCGGTGCTCGTGGTCAGCGAGTTGGTGACGAACGCCGTGGTGCACGCGGGCACGTCCGTCGAGATCCTGTGCCGCCTGGACGAGGCGGTGCCGGGCGACGGCTCCTTCGACGGTCTCGACGGCCTCGACGCCCTGGTCGTGGAGGTCTCCGACCACCACCCGGCGCGCGCCGTGCGCAGCGATCCGCACACCTCCCAGCCCGGCACGCCCGAGTACGGCCGCGGTCTGCAACTCGTCGCCTCCCTCGCCGAGTCCTGGGGCATCACCTACCGCTCCGGCACCAAGACGGTCTGGGCGCGCCTTCCCGTGGACGACGACCGGATGCTCGCCGACCTCACCGGCTTCCCCGACTTCGACGCGTACGCCGGGGACGCGGCGCTCCAGGGCGGGCTCCGCTCCGCCGAGATCCCCGCCCCCGCCCCCAAGCGCGTCGCGTACGACACGGAGTGGATCAACAGGGGCGCGCTCACCTTCCTCGCCGAGGCCTCCGACATGCTCGCGGGGCAGTTCGACGAGAGCCTGGTCGCGGCCCTCGCCGGGCAGCTCCTCGTGCCGCGGCTCGCGGACTGGTGCGCGGTGTGGCTGGACGACGAGGCCGACAGCGCCGGGCGCGCGGCCGGCGACGGCGCCCCCGGCACCCACCTCGCGCGCGTCTGGCACACCAGCGAACAACGGATAGAGGAGCTGCGCCGCGTCCTGGAGAAGGAGCCACCGAGCCTCGGCGAGTCGGCGGGCCCCGGCGCGGTACCGGTGTCCTGGCCCGGCGACGCCTTCGGCGACGACTCCACGGGGGCCGCCGTCGCCTACCGCCTGGTGGCGGGCGGCCGCCATCTCGGCGCCCTCGTCATCGGCCGGGCCGGCCTGCCGCGCTTCCCCGACGAGGTCACCGGCCTCGTCGAGGACTTCAGCCGCCGCGTCGCCCTCGCCATCAGCGCCGCCCGCCGCTACCAGCGCCAGGCCACCATCAGCCGGGTCCTCCAGCGCGGACTGCTGCCGAACGCCGTCGCGGAGATCCCCGGCGTGCAGAGCGGCCTCGTGTACGAGCCGTGCGAGCAGGGCGGTCCCGGCGGCGACTTCTACGACGTGTTCCCCGCGGGCGACGGCCGCTGGTGCTTCGCCCTCGGCGACGTCCAGGGCAAGGGCCCCGAGGCCGCCGTCGTCATCGGCCTCGCCCGCCCCTGGCTGCGGCTGCTTGCCCGCGAGGGCTACCAGGTCGCCGAGGTCCTCGACCGGCTGAACCAGCTCCTCCTCGACGATGCCACGGAGGCCGCGGACGCGGCGGCCGCCGTCATGGCCGTCGCGGGCGGCCAGGGCGTGCCGCCCGAGGGCGCCACCGCGCGCTTCCTGTCCCTCCTGTACGGCGAGCTCGTGCCGTACGACGGCGGGGTGCGCTGCACCGTGGCGTCCGCCGGGCACCCGCTGCCGCTGCTCCTGGGCGCCGACGGCCAGGTGCGGGCCGCCGCCGGGCCGCAGATGCTCCTCGGCGTGGTCGACGACGAGACGTACACGAGCCGGACTTTCGACCTGCTCCCCGGTGAGACGCTGCTGTGCGTCACGGACGGGGTCACCGAGCGCCGCACCGGCGGGCGCCTCTTCGACGACGGCGACGGGCTCGCCACGGCCCTCGCCGACTGCGCGGGCCTCGACGCGGGGCTCGTCGCGGAACGGATCCGCCGCCTCGTCCACGAGTTCTCCAGCCGGCCGCCGGACGACGACCTGGCGCTCCTGGTGCTCCAGGCCCGCTGA